The following nucleotide sequence is from Zingiber officinale cultivar Zhangliang chromosome 10A, Zo_v1.1, whole genome shotgun sequence.
GACCTGTGAGAAAAGATCGCAAGAAGTGGAGTGTCGAGCTTAAGAGTCGCTATGAGGAAGACGACTTTAAACTCGACGCTTTCTTAAcaacggtcacatcccaatctattgaccaatcgattagggaggcttgaatctatcggtcgatcgatttagagcgcctctatgcttTGCTGGAGAAGACCTAAATCGATCGCCTAATCGATTCAGCCTTTATCGTGACTTGCGCGATTTCCAGCcactaatcgatcaaccgatcgattggggagacttctGTGCTCGTAATATAATTAAGTtcctaatcgatcaaccaatcgattgggctgctTTTTATCGCATCactgtgcccaatcgatcagctgatcaattgggcttggtccaatttgatcacttgatcaaattgaccaaccctagcttccccgagtcaagtctagggttcccacgcccaacatccgatcaaccgtgacctgttgggaatCCTTGTGCCTAGtatatggtcaaccttgacctgctgggacttcttcaccaagtgtccggtcaatcctttgacccacttggacttttcttctcgtaccaagtgtccggtcaaccttgacccacttggatttatcgtctcatgccaagtgtccggtcaatcctttgacccacttggacttttcttctcgtgccaagtgcccggtcaaccttgacctacttgaacttacCGTCTCGTGTCAAGCGTCCGGTCTTCTATGATCCACTTGGGCTTCCTTTcaccagatgtccagtcacccttgacccgtctggatttccttgtgtcaagtatccggtcattcctttaacctacttggacttcccaacaccaggtgtccggtcaaccttgacccatctggatttccacgtgtctgacttcactcaccaggtctttgcatttgcctagcttcactcaccagggttttcacctagcttcactcactaggattttcacctggcttcactcaccaggattccccaactgcctagcttcactcactaggtctttcacctgcctaacctccagttagaactttcccagtcaagtatctggtaactcctttgacttacttgactcttcttcacattaacctggtcaacccttgacTAGAGGGAAattacatcaacaatctccccaatcaaaTGATTGCACCTATAATCTCCACATatgatcaaatatcgaaactcaaacatcaagactcaagcttaagttaactcaagcttagtcaacctgacgtacggaatattgcaccaacaaatgggATGTTCATGTGCatgtttttttatattaaatGACAAGATAAAGAATCTCATAAAAATAATGAAGATAGATATATATATTACtaagttcataaaaaataaaaatagtggattatgaatttatatatatatatatatatatatatatattattattattattattattattattattattattattattattgtgataattttcataatttaatatgtctttgattttttattataaaaaaaattaactccgATCGATTTTGTTCTAACTAATTATCATATTACTATTTCTGATTGTGCCGACATGGGTCAGCTGATAGGTCACAGTCATCTCATCATGCACAACAACTTTACCTTGTTTAGACAAAACGAGATGTTGCTGAGAACTCAAGTAACACACAATCTCGTTTAATTAATCAACCAACCATACTTTATTTATCTTAACAAACAACAGGTTTCTTCAGACAATAATGCCAAAACTCGACGAAAGGTTCATGTAATTAACTAGACCAATTAAGAGAAAATTACAAAAGGCTATGCTCTAGCTCCgaatagaatattaattagaATGCCAAAATTCGAAGCAATTGCTGCGAATTCGTACGTGCCGATGCTGCACAAATTAATCATGAATGTCGTAAAACTGAAGATATATAACTACTACATCTGATCTGCCACTACTTTTCAGTTTTCTAGCTCTGTCAACTTACTGAAATTTGCTTGCTTCCACCGCAACAACTAATTAATCGTCCGATTGCCCTCTTCGATCGATTCCTTCCTTTATATGGCCCAGTTCCTCGAAGCAGATCAAGGAATTAAGGAGCTAGCAGAGACTGCAGGATGGCGTTCCAAGGGACGACGACCAAGTGCATGGCCTGCGAGAAGACCGTCTACTTGGTGGACAAGCTCACCGCCGACAACCGTCTCTACCACAAGGCCTGCTTCCGCTGCCACCACTGCAAAGGCACCTTGAAGGTTCGCTTAATTAATTGATCAGAAACACTCTCAACATTAATCTTTCAATGAAATTAGCTAGCCTCTATTGGTTTCAAATTTGCAGCTGGGGAACTACAACTCCTTCGAGGGAGTTCTCTATTGCAGACCACACTTCGATCAACTCTTCAAGATGACGGGTAGCCTGGACAAAAGCTTCGACGGTGatgacattaattaattaagttcacTTAACCATATATCCTCTCCCTTCAATTCTTCCAACACTTAGCTTGTGTTTGTGTTAACTAATCCAGGGACTCCGAAGGTTGCCAAGCCAGAAAAGCAAGTCGATAGACAGGTACATGTTTGCCCGTTGAATCCTTTCATTAGTTGCTGATGATATATACTGAAACTGAGACGATATTGTTTTAATTAAGAACGCAAGCAAAGTCTCGAGTGCTTTTGCTGGTACCAGAGAGAAGTGCGTGGGGTGCGACAAGACTGTGTATCCAACAGAAAGAGTAATTTTCTGAAGGAATATGTTACATTTTAATTGCAGTACTGTAATAAGTtgagatagaaattaaaaggtgATGATGAGCCTTTGCGTGATCTGTATAGGTGGCGGTGAACGGAAAGCCATATCATAAGAGCTGCTTCAAGTGCTGCCATGGAGGGTGTGTCATCAGCCCTTCCAACTACATTGCTCATGAGGGGAAGCTCTACTGCAAACACCACCACATCCAGCTCTTTAAGGAGAAGGGAAACTACAGTCAATTGGagaatgatgatgatgaagaagcagcagcagcagccaCTGCGACACAACCACATGCTGCATAATTATATCGATGAATCTTAAATCATTTGAAGAATGATGTACTcgattacctttttttttttaaacgtatCCTTGTTTGGTTTATCAGAGCAAATTACTATCAGCTATACAATTTGGGATTCTCCCGGTGCCCAGTGGTGCAAACGAATCTAGCCTCTGAGTTTTGGTTCGGGAAATATATTTTAGTCAAAATTATCAAATTCCagtgaaattaaaaaatattcaataattttttaatttgaatttaaactcataaTATTTTACTTAATTATTCAGGGATCCAATTTTTATACCATTTTTtactttaaaatatatttaaattaaggtCGGAATAACTCCAACTGAActtgaatttaaataattttaaattataatttgattTCGAACCGAACTGAATTTCATTTCGAGAGTTCgcaaaattatttatattattatcattcaaatcaaatttgaatattacatatatttttttaacttgaccttaaatattatatttttatactattcaattgattaggttaatttgCACCTCTACTTAGAGACGAGATACATATATTGATGGAGATAGATAGTCCCTACCTATTTTACAAGTGGAGATCATCCATCCTCACTAATGTATGCAAATGAAGCATCCTTTGGACCGCAAAAAGCGGTCAAGAGGATCTCCTCTCCCAGTTCGGATCCTCTAGACCAAACATCCCTGGACCATCCTTGGACCACAAAATCCATTTAAAAGGTTATCACGTGCAAGACACGTGCACGCAGGAAACACAACTCACGCGAAACGCAAGAGGAGGCAGCGAGCCCTAGCCTCTCCGATCTTCCACCTACGCGATTCACCGGCGATGAAAACTCCACCGCGATCCCTTGACAGCACTCCAAAACCACCTCACCCACAAATTTCAGAGCCCTAAACCCTCCCCGATGGCCTCCAGCGTCCCCGATGGCCCGTGGCATCCGCGACTCACGCAGAAACCCACCGCGATCCGGCGGCGACGACCCAGTTCCCTGACTCCTCCGAGGCCCAGCCCTGCTCACGACCGGCGACAACACAAACTCTGCCGCCATTAGGGCTAGCTGATTTCAACTGTCGGTACATGTTCAAGTTTGAGCTTTTCTTTAATTCCTTCCTATTTAAAAGTTTATGCGTGCCAGATTGTGATATAACACCCTTTTGCTAAGCTCAAGCTCTGTCAATTCATagacatttttatttttctcatcgTATTCAATTGTGATATAACACTCTTCTGCTAAGTAATTATTAATGTGATATGTGACAGCAATAGTGAATATAGTCAATCTTTACTAAGAGTCCGAGACAATTAGAAACACAGGGGCATTAGACATAAGAAAATTCAATGGGCAATAATATAGTTATAATGAGTTCTAGAGAAATTAAACCAAGATTTCCCACACCAAGCAGATTATTATAACTTGAACATATTGGAAATTCTTGCAGAAAATAGAAGATAATATTGTATTCAATTCATAATGGAACAGGTTTCACATAGTAAAACTCGTTTAAGTGGAATACAGATTACATTAAATACAGATAATCCGACAACaggaaaacaaatacaagcaTACAAAACACATATGCTTATCCATTTGACCAAACTAAAATTATTGTATTTAGATGCTTCTTTtgtggttgtttttttttttgccctaaatagatttttttttacaggatcaaagtaattatcatggagggtgaatctgttggatcgtgaaacgtcgatagaggggccTGTGGAaataaaagagttaagcgcagcggaaataaaacagcttagacagatgaatacgatgttttttacttcgttcggagcctgtgacgactcctactcgaaaactcgtactccttgagtattttcgttgggcaatcactagcagttcgaatattattacaatttaaagtatagaaatgctaatgaaaataaaacaaataccgacaagaattaaagatgAGGAAaagagcgtattgtcggatcttcgttagcgtcgcaggagtgcagagcagtagagcaagcagtctaagagttctgagttgattctgatctctgcctccgccccatcttttatatgaagctcggggcaccctggatcccttccaagcgccctggtgagacgtggcaagtccaactagcgagctccaagtggcgacgcgcggtcaggataatttttacctccagggcgctcgggtgcctcccgggcgcccggaccacctttttcaagcgaacaactttcctgcaaaacaaggttagtccgagacaaaaatAGATCCTGCacaataaagtgttagcacagtttatgagtttagtataagaagtatgacttagcaaaacagagtatgacctagattccgtctttccgagaccggaatctagtcacgatctcaacttagatatccgaaatggatctaagccggatcaacgcctaatgttcccttcccgggaacgcgtcctcgcagtcactcccctccagtgacttaccttacttacctgccagacgtccgatcagcccttcgacccgtctggacttctcgctagctatccggtcagcccgtcgacctagctggacttctcgccaagcgtccggtcagcccgtcgactcgcttggacttctcgccagctatccggtcagcccgtcgacctagctgggcttctcgccaagcgtccggtcagcccgtcgacccgcttggacttctcgccaactatccggtcagcccgtcgacctagctgggcttcgtgccagacatctggtcagcccgttgacctgtctggactttttctgcacactcgatcagagtgttagacaacaacaagctaacttaacctgatttgtcattcatcaaaacctgggttaaatcgttagtgcaaaccgcaccaacagaatctACAAATTGTCGTCGTTTGAATTTTGAAGGAAATGAAGATATTCAGGAAGGTGACTTTGATGTTATTGGCGAagataataagaatcatattggaaATGTATTGAGATTCGGTAtatcaaattttcctttttagccatcttgttttgtttgtttgattgTATAGGCTTGAACATTGAAACAGATTTGGATATACCACAAATGGGATTGGAATTTGAGATAGAAGAATatgcatatcaattttatttggtATATGCTAAAAAGGTTGGATTTGGTGTAAGGAGAGGGTGAATCGGGTAAATTACTTGATAGGGTTTTTTATTGTTGTGCCCAAGGTAAAAGAGGAAAAGATAAACGAGATCTTTATGTCAAAGCAAgtcatgatgaaacaaggtttGGTTGTGAGGCTAAAATGAAGATTTGTAATCGGAAAAAAGCAAGTTTACTGTGGTATAGTTTGTTAAAAAGCATAATCATTATCTCTCAAGTCCAAACAAAACACACATCTATAGAAGTCATAAGAATATATCTTTTTCTGCAGTGATACAGATTGAGATGGCAAGTGATGTGGGAATCCCCCCAaaagcatctcatgatcttatggtgaGGCAAGTAGGTGGGAGGGAGAATTTAGGATTTATTCATGAGGATTATAAAAACTACTTGTGATCCAAAAGAACAATAAATATGAGAGTTGGGGATACAGGGGGTGTATTGGAATATCTACAGAAAATGTAGTTCgatgatcctaatttttttatGCTATCCAAGTTGATGAAGATAATTTgattactaatattttttggtCTGATGTTAAGATGAGAGCTGATTATGCTAATTTTGGAGATGTTGTTTGCTTTGACACAACCTACAGAAAGAACAATGAAGGTCAACCAATTGCATTGTTTGTAGGTGTTAATCATCATAAACAATCCATACTTTTTGGTGTcgctttattatatgatgaaaccAGTTTGACTTTTGAGTGGTTATTTGATACATTAACTAGAGCTATGGGTGAGAAAAAACCAACTACTATTCTTACAAATCAAGATGCAACAATGGCAAAGGCGTTAGCTTCCAGATGACATGAAACACATCATCATTTGTGCATTTGGCATATTTATCAAAATGCTGTCATACATTTGAGTGGAGTACTTTTTTCAATGTTTAGAGACTTTGCTAAAGATTTTGCCTCatgtatatatgattttgatgaagaggaagattttatttcagcATGGAATATGGTGTTAGCCAAGTATGCACTTGAAGACAATGATTGGTTGAGACGCATGTAcaacatcaaaaaaaaaatggGCTTTAGTATATGGACGACAAATGTTTTTGTGCGGATATGACTACAACCTaaagaagtgagagcatgaatagTATTGTGAAAATGTATGTCACTTATAAACACAAGTTTTTAGATTTCCTCAGTCACTTCCAAAGACTTCTTGATGATCGTCAATATGAGGAATTAAAAGCTGATTTCAAATCAAATACAATTGTTCCCTATTTAATGTTTCCAATTGAGATTTTAAAGCATGCTAGTGAAATTTATACTCCTGAGGTATACAAGTATTTTCAACAGGAGTGGTGCTTATCTCATGATTCTAATCTAGAAATTTGTGAGGATGTTGATACATTTACAAAATATAAAGTTACTTCTCACAAAAAGAGAAACCATCATATAGTTACACTTGATAAGAAGTGTGAAAAGATTGAGTGTAGCTGTAGAAAATATGAATTTGTTGGAATTTAGCGTtctcatattttgaaaatatttacgtGAAAAAATATTATGAAGATCCCAAGTGATTATGTATTGAAAAGGTGGACAAGAAAAAGTAAAAATTGGATATTTTGGAGTTAATGATTCAATGACCAACAAtgctagtttggatccaaaagTACTTCAAACATGCGTTATAAAGAGTTGTGTGGGTTGAATGCTCAATTGGTTACCAAGGCAACAGAAAGGGATGACACTTACATGTTTGTTAAAGATGCTATGTTGAGCTTGTGTAAGATAGTGGATGATAAGTTATAAGGTAATGAATCAAATGTCCAATAATCAAATGTAAGCCAAGCATCCTGGGAATTTGATTATGGTGAAGGGAACTCTATTGGAGTAAAAGGGATTAAAATGAAGAGAAAACGGAGTCAGGTAAGAGGTTGAAAGGTGGGTTAGAGAAGatttcaaggaaaagaaaagcaGCGAGGAAAACAAATCAAGGTTCAACAATTGTAATGGTTTCTATTCCATAACTTTGCAAATTTTgtttatttggtattatttgttgttaaattcgaataatttaaatcattttattttttttataacacaGGGTGTAGATCAAAATATTTCCAGCGTGGCTAGCGTACAATGTGACCTGGTCATTCATCAAGTTGATATTTATTTTACTTATGTTAATTTAAGATAATTTATGTTATAACTATATaagattgtattttatttttttgttttagtcTATAAATTCTGTGCCAACAATTGGTAGCTCTGTTAGTAGGTTTAATATGACTGAGACTCAATTTCCATCATCATTGGCATCACAACTTTCTCAGGTATATATACATCTTAGTTATCACAAGTTTATTTAATTCTGATTGAAATTTATAATAGATATCGCTTTCTGTTACTACTTATTGATTGTTGGATTTTAGTTATATAACTTTGTATTTAGTAACAAAATGAAGAAGCATTGTCTCTTTTGAATAAAACGCTATGATTTGTTTTGATTAGAAGTTGACGAGGGTTTATTGGTGATGTTGGTAAGCTTGTTTTGATGAGGTTTTATTGTCTCTTTTGAATAAAACTACTAGTATTTTAATTGATGGTGTAAGGAGCTGCAATTCTATTGGCGGTCATCTCTATAATAAGCTTGATGGTGCTTGTTTGGGGAATTCTATTGGTGACTTGGTAAGCTTGTTTTTCTCCTTATGATGTTGTAAGGAGCTGCAATTCTATTGGCGGTCATCTCTATAATAATCTTGTTTGGTGCTTGGATGTATATTCTATTGATTTGAGATGGTATCACAATTCTAAAGTGTGTTTGGATGGTTTTGGTTTCAAGAAGTTGATGTAAGTCTTTTTGTTGGTACAATTGTTTCGGCTTCCTTTATTGGTGATTTGGTGATGTCATAATCACTTGTAATTCTTACTGACGTGTGCATTTTACAGTTGTTTCGGCTTCCTAATAGTTTACAGTTGTTTACTGTTATAGGTGCAATTCCCATTTATGCAGTTTGCTGGACCACCTCCTGCGGCTTCCTCCCCTTAGACATCAACGATCTCGTATGTGTCTATGTTTATTTATATGTGCACCTAAAAAACTAGTTAATCTATTGATATGATTTCCTTTCTTGACAGGTTCCAAATGCTTTACGAGTCATTTTGGCTTTTGCCCAACCGGTCCTCATGCTTGTTACTATAGATCCACACTGGAAAAGGAAGATCAACACTGAGATTGAACTATCTGTTTAATATTTTAAGCTTCCTCTCTTGGCAATGGAGATGTTTTTACTATTTGGTATCGACACAAGGTCAATGTTACCTGAGGACAAACTGACTTATATTAGCTTGGCAATGGAGACTGAACTATATTTTTTGTTATGTCTTGTTGGTAAACATATATCAGAATCTGAAGGCGTTATATTGTTCCCAAAACATTTAATATGACTATTGTAAAAATTGTAGCATATACTTCTCATATGATCTGGTATCAACACAAGGTCAATATTACCTGAGGACAAACTGA
It contains:
- the LOC122027333 gene encoding LIM domain-containing protein WLIM1-like; translated protein: MAFQGTTTKCMACEKTVYLVDKLTADNRLYHKACFRCHHCKGTLKLGNYNSFEGVLYCRPHFDQLFKMTGSLDKSFDGTPKVAKPEKQVDRQNASKVSSAFAGTREKCVGCDKTVYPTERVAVNGKPYHKSCFKCCHGGCVISPSNYIAHEGKLYCKHHHIQLFKEKGNYSQLENDDDEEAAAAATATQPHAA